In the genome of Falsirhodobacter halotolerans, one region contains:
- the treZ gene encoding malto-oligosyltrehalose trehalohydrolase: MQRRYGWGAEEIAPGTWSFALWAPDAHEVFAETGGQRIAMPPTQDGWHVGTGAARAGDTYRLNVDGTSIPDPASRAQDGDVHAASLLVPPADPPIWPGRPWEEAVIFEMHVGLFTPEGTFRAAIARLPDLARMGITVIEVMPIAQFPGQRGWGYDGVLHYAPHTAYGTPDDVRAFVAAAHEAGLSVILDVVFNHFGPDGAWIHHASPTFFDPDIQTPWGASIAFHEPAVRRYFIDNALYWLREFGFDGFRFDAVDQIRDREEPEFLVELGEAIRAEGFDRPIHLTTEDNRNITRLHDENGPYDGEWNDDYHHCIHVLLTGETFDYYASFGPAPFHDLCLSLECGFVEQGQPRPPQKTGRGEKSCDLPWHAFVNFNQNHDQTGNRAKGERLLALADPQAVKVAHGLLLLGPFIPMLFMGEEAGETAPFQFFVDFEGDLADATRKGRHDEFPSVKEFPDPVDPATFERSRPYTSETAETAVWRDLTARLLALRHDRIVPLMKSGRAGDAVVERLGGRALIATWPFALGTLRVAVDFGGAESFPEGGAFRMEEGPYRLAAFLDA; encoded by the coding sequence ATGCAGCGACGGTATGGATGGGGCGCGGAGGAAATCGCGCCGGGGACGTGGAGCTTTGCCCTCTGGGCCCCCGATGCGCATGAGGTATTCGCCGAAACCGGCGGCCAGCGCATTGCGATGCCCCCCACGCAGGACGGCTGGCATGTCGGCACCGGCGCGGCACGGGCCGGCGACACCTATCGCCTGAACGTGGACGGCACCTCCATCCCCGATCCCGCATCGCGGGCGCAGGATGGGGATGTGCACGCGGCCTCCCTCCTCGTGCCGCCGGCCGATCCCCCCATCTGGCCGGGCCGCCCATGGGAAGAGGCCGTCATCTTCGAGATGCATGTGGGCCTGTTCACGCCCGAAGGCACCTTCCGGGCCGCCATCGCCCGCCTGCCCGATCTTGCGCGGATGGGCATCACGGTGATCGAGGTCATGCCCATCGCCCAGTTTCCCGGCCAGCGGGGCTGGGGGTATGACGGGGTTCTGCACTATGCCCCCCACACCGCCTATGGCACGCCCGACGATGTCCGCGCCTTCGTCGCGGCGGCGCATGAGGCGGGGCTGAGCGTCATTCTGGACGTGGTGTTCAACCATTTCGGGCCGGACGGGGCCTGGATCCATCACGCATCCCCCACCTTTTTCGATCCGGACATCCAGACGCCCTGGGGCGCGTCGATCGCGTTCCACGAACCCGCCGTGCGGCGGTATTTCATCGACAACGCCCTTTACTGGCTGCGCGAATTCGGCTTCGACGGCTTTCGCTTCGATGCCGTGGACCAGATCCGCGACCGGGAGGAGCCGGAGTTTCTGGTCGAACTGGGCGAGGCCATCCGCGCCGAGGGGTTTGACCGTCCGATCCACCTGACCACCGAAGACAACCGCAACATCACCCGCCTGCATGACGAAAACGGCCCCTATGACGGCGAATGGAATGACGATTACCATCATTGCATCCACGTCCTGCTGACGGGCGAGACCTTCGATTATTATGCCAGTTTCGGCCCGGCCCCGTTCCACGATCTGTGCCTGTCGCTGGAATGCGGCTTTGTCGAACAGGGCCAGCCCCGCCCGCCACAGAAGACGGGACGGGGGGAGAAGTCCTGCGACCTGCCGTGGCACGCCTTCGTCAACTTCAACCAGAACCACGACCAGACCGGCAACCGCGCCAAGGGCGAACGCCTTCTCGCGCTCGCCGATCCGCAGGCGGTGAAGGTGGCCCACGGGCTTTTGCTGCTGGGACCGTTCATCCCGATGCTGTTCATGGGCGAGGAGGCGGGTGAGACCGCGCCGTTCCAGTTCTTCGTCGATTTCGAAGGCGATCTGGCGGACGCCACCCGCAAGGGGCGGCATGACGAATTCCCCTCGGTCAAGGAATTTCCCGATCCGGTCGATCCGGCCACCTTCGAACGCTCCCGCCCCTATACGTCCGAGACGGCGGAAACGGCGGTGTGGCGGGATCTGACGGCGCGCCTTCTGGCCCTGCGCCATGACCGGATCGTGCCGCTGATGAAAAGCGGACGGGCGGGCGATGCGGTGGTGGAACGGCTGGGCGGCCGGGCGCTGATCGCGACCTGGCCCTTTGCCTTGGGCACCTTGCGCGTGGCCGTGGATTTCGGCGGGGCCGAAAGCTTCCCCGAAGGCGGGGCCTTCCGAATGGAAGAAGGCCCCTACCGCCTTGCGGCGTTCCTCGACGCCTAG
- a CDS encoding HU family DNA-binding protein, which yields MTVKPMTKTQLVAALADEMGGDKKTATAALDAIASIVTREVSGGGAVTLPGIGKVVCRERPERQVRNPATGETMTKPADKQVKVTIAKALKDSVNG from the coding sequence ATGACCGTCAAGCCGATGACCAAGACCCAACTCGTGGCCGCTCTGGCCGATGAAATGGGCGGCGACAAGAAAACCGCGACCGCCGCACTGGACGCGATCGCATCCATCGTCACCCGTGAAGTGTCGGGCGGCGGCGCCGTCACCCTGCCGGGCATCGGCAAGGTCGTGTGCCGCGAGCGTCCCGAGCGTCAGGTCCGCAATCCCGCCACGGGCGAGACGATGACCAAACCGGCCGACAAGCAGGTGAAGGTGACCATCGCCAAGGCCCTGAAAGACAGCGTCAACGGCTGA
- a CDS encoding AMP nucleosidase — MTETLHTPASPAPKAFTRADEAVAHLKSLYRDATVFLATAFSDVIEGERPGGRFRAFYPEIRMTTSSFTRVDSRLAFGYVAEPGTYATTITRPELFGNYLEQQIDLLLQNHGVPIWIGVSDTPMPLHFALAGTPAALVPQEGVLDFALRDMFDVPDLATTSDGVVNGQRRLPGGEAPLAPFTAQRIDYSLARLTHYTATDPDDFQNHVLFTNYQFYVDEFEAYARRMLADPDSGYSAFVAPGHQTITTEDGVITPLPRLPQMPAYHLKRADGQGITLVNIGVGPSNAKTATDHIAVLRPHAWLMVGHCAGLRNSQNLGDFVLAHAYLREDHVLDADLPVWVPIPALAEIQIALEESVEEVTKLEGYELKRIMRTGTVATIDNRNWELRDQSGPVHRLSLSRAIALDMESATIAANGFRFRVPYGTLLCVSDKPLHGELKLPGMASDFYRTQVARHLMIGIRAMEKLRAMPIERMHSRKLRSFDETAFL; from the coding sequence ATGACCGAAACACTTCACACCCCCGCATCCCCCGCCCCCAAGGCCTTCACCCGTGCGGATGAGGCGGTGGCCCATCTGAAATCCCTTTATCGCGATGCGACGGTGTTTCTGGCGACGGCCTTTTCCGATGTGATCGAAGGCGAGCGTCCGGGAGGGCGGTTCCGCGCCTTCTATCCCGAAATCAGGATGACCACCTCCAGCTTTACCCGCGTCGACAGCCGCCTTGCCTTCGGATACGTGGCCGAACCGGGGACCTATGCCACCACGATCACGCGGCCCGAACTGTTCGGAAACTATCTGGAGCAGCAGATCGACCTATTGTTGCAGAACCACGGCGTGCCGATCTGGATCGGGGTGTCGGACACGCCGATGCCGCTGCATTTCGCGCTGGCCGGCACCCCCGCCGCTCTGGTGCCGCAGGAAGGGGTGCTGGATTTCGCCCTGCGTGACATGTTCGACGTGCCCGATCTGGCGACGACCAGCGACGGGGTGGTGAACGGCCAGCGCCGCCTGCCGGGGGGGGAGGCGCCTTTGGCCCCGTTCACCGCGCAGCGCATCGATTATTCCCTGGCGCGGCTGACGCATTACACCGCGACCGACCCCGACGATTTCCAGAACCACGTCCTGTTCACCAACTATCAGTTCTATGTCGACGAGTTCGAGGCCTATGCCCGCCGGATGCTGGCCGACCCGGACAGCGGCTATTCCGCCTTCGTGGCGCCGGGGCATCAGACCATAACGACCGAGGACGGGGTCATCACGCCGCTGCCGCGCCTGCCGCAGATGCCAGCCTATCACCTCAAGCGCGCCGACGGGCAGGGGATCACACTGGTCAATATCGGCGTGGGCCCGTCGAACGCCAAGACCGCGACCGACCACATCGCCGTTCTGCGCCCCCATGCGTGGCTGATGGTCGGGCATTGCGCGGGGCTGCGCAACAGTCAGAATCTGGGCGATTTCGTGCTGGCCCACGCGTATCTGCGCGAGGATCACGTTCTTGACGCGGATCTGCCCGTCTGGGTGCCGATCCCCGCGCTGGCCGAGATCCAGATCGCGCTGGAGGAATCGGTGGAGGAGGTGACGAAGCTGGAGGGGTATGAGCTGAAGCGCATCATGCGCACCGGCACCGTCGCCACCATCGACAACCGCAACTGGGAACTGCGTGACCAGTCCGGCCCCGTTCATCGCCTGTCGCTGTCGCGCGCCATCGCGCTGGACATGGAAAGCGCGACCATCGCCGCCAACGGCTTCCGGTTCCGTGTGCCTTACGGCACGCTTTTGTGCGTGTCCGACAAACCGCTGCATGGCGAATTGAAGCTGCCCGGCATGGCGTCCGATTTCTATCGCACGCAGGTGGCGCGACATCTGATGATCGGCATCCGCGCGATGGAAAAGCTGCGCGCCATGCCGATCGAGAGGATGCACAGCCGAAAATTGCGCAGTTTCGACGAAACGGCTTTCCTTTAA
- a CDS encoding SDR family oxidoreductase, with product MSDYPRPPFPDQPQDVPGDSRKMTPVPDCGEKSYVGTGRLKGRVALITGGDSGIGRAVAIAYAREGADVAICYLSENEEAQDTVRLIEAEGRRALAIAADIGTPTTCRDVMQRVVDHFGWIDILVNNAAHQMTFDDILDIRDSEWDLTFRVNIHAMFWLTKAALPHMKPGSSIINTTSINADKPGPSLLAYATTKGAIQNFTAGLAQMLAPRGVRVNCVAPGPIWTPLIPSTMTSDSVQNFGQQSPMGRPGQPAELASAYVMLAEAGSSYTAGATIAVTGGMPMI from the coding sequence ATGTCCGATTACCCCCGCCCCCCGTTCCCCGATCAGCCGCAGGATGTTCCGGGCGACAGCCGCAAGATGACCCCCGTTCCCGATTGCGGCGAAAAAAGCTATGTCGGAACGGGCCGCCTGAAGGGCCGCGTCGCCCTGATCACCGGCGGCGACAGCGGCATCGGGCGCGCGGTCGCCATCGCCTATGCCCGCGAAGGGGCGGATGTGGCGATCTGCTATCTCTCCGAAAACGAAGAGGCGCAGGACACGGTCCGCCTGATCGAGGCGGAAGGCCGCCGCGCGCTGGCCATCGCCGCCGATATCGGCACCCCCACGACCTGTCGCGACGTGATGCAGCGCGTGGTGGATCATTTCGGCTGGATCGACATCCTGGTGAACAACGCCGCCCACCAGATGACCTTCGACGACATTCTGGACATCCGCGACAGCGAATGGGATCTGACCTTCCGCGTGAACATCCATGCGATGTTCTGGCTGACCAAGGCGGCCCTGCCGCACATGAAGCCGGGATCGTCGATCATCAACACCACGTCGATCAACGCCGACAAGCCGGGGCCCAGCCTTCTGGCCTATGCCACGACCAAGGGGGCGATCCAGAACTTCACCGCCGGTCTGGCGCAGATGCTGGCACCGCGCGGGGTGCGGGTGAACTGCGTGGCCCCCGGCCCGATCTGGACGCCGCTCATCCCCTCCACCATGACCTCCGACTCGGTCCAGAATTTCGGCCAGCAGTCGCCGATGGGCCGTCCGGGCCAACCGGCAGAGCTGGCCTCCGCCTATGTCATGCTGGCCGAGGCGGGGTCGAGCTATACCGCCGGGGCCACGATCGCGGTCACCGGCGGGATGCCCATGATCTAG
- a CDS encoding DMT family transporter, translating to MDLRSIFLGLAFALMWSSAFTATRMVVMDAAPLHALAVRFALSGVVGIVIARALGQSWRLTRAQWRATLLFGLFQNVIYLGCNFTAMQTVEASFAAIIAAAMPLVAALLAWVFLGERMRPLGIAGLGVGMAGVVIIMSSRLSGGTDPYGIALCIVGVVALAAATLFVRGAAGSGNMLMVVGLQMLVGAAILGVIAPVVEPFRLDLNPRLVAAFLYTAFISGLLATLVWFALVGRIGAVRAASFHYLNPFFGLLIAALLLGEVIGIWDVVGVIIVALGILAVQRSKRA from the coding sequence ATGGATCTGCGGTCGATTTTTTTGGGGCTGGCCTTCGCGCTGATGTGGTCCTCGGCCTTCACCGCCACGCGGATGGTGGTGATGGACGCGGCGCCGCTCCATGCGCTGGCGGTGCGCTTTGCCCTGTCGGGCGTGGTCGGGATCGTGATCGCCCGCGCGCTGGGCCAAAGCTGGCGACTGACGCGGGCGCAATGGCGCGCGACGTTGCTGTTCGGGCTGTTTCAGAACGTGATCTATCTGGGCTGCAACTTCACCGCCATGCAGACGGTGGAGGCGAGCTTTGCCGCGATCATCGCCGCCGCCATGCCCCTGGTCGCGGCGCTGCTGGCTTGGGTGTTTCTGGGCGAACGGATGCGCCCTTTGGGGATTGCGGGCCTTGGTGTCGGCATGGCGGGGGTGGTGATCATCATGTCCTCGCGCCTGTCGGGGGGCACGGATCCTTACGGCATCGCGCTGTGTATCGTGGGGGTCGTGGCGCTGGCGGCGGCGACCTTGTTCGTGCGCGGGGCGGCGGGGTCGGGCAACATGCTGATGGTGGTGGGCCTGCAGATGCTGGTGGGGGCTGCCATCCTCGGCGTGATTGCGCCTGTGGTGGAGCCGTTCCGCCTGGACCTGAACCCGCGTCTGGTGGCGGCGTTCCTTTACACTGCCTTCATCTCGGGCCTGCTGGCGACGCTGGTGTGGTTTGCGCTGGTGGGGCGGATCGGGGCCGTGCGGGCGGCCAGCTTTCATTACCTCAACCCGTTTTTCGGCCTGCTGATCGCGGCCCTGCTGCTGGGAGAGGTGATCGGCATCTGGGATGTGGTGGGCGTGATCATCGTCGCCTTGGGCATTCTTGCGGTGCAACGCTCCAAACGCGCCTAG